A DNA window from uncultured Methanoregula sp. contains the following coding sequences:
- a CDS encoding HEPN domain-containing protein translates to MAPDSDEWFRQAQYDIGTAESLVSAERYPPVIFFCHLALEKALKALYMEKFHDNPDKTHSLVFLVEILELELPHQYMDSLFVINRIGITGRYPHNLDAVLEQYTREKTEKIVRETKEILTWLMQKSSKR, encoded by the coding sequence ATGGCACCGGATTCCGACGAATGGTTCAGGCAGGCACAATACGATATCGGTACCGCAGAATCACTCGTCTCCGCAGAGCGATATCCCCCGGTAATATTCTTCTGTCATCTTGCTCTGGAAAAAGCTTTGAAAGCATTGTACATGGAAAAATTCCATGACAATCCGGATAAGACTCACAGCCTTGTATTCCTGGTTGAAATTCTCGAACTGGAATTACCTCACCAGTACATGGACTCGCTGTTCGTCATCAATCGTATCGGGATTACCGGACGATATCCCCATAACCTTGATGCGGTTCTCGAACAATATACCAGAGAGAAGACCGAGAAAATAGTTCGCGAGACAAAGGAGATTCTTACATGGTTGATGCAAAAGTCCTCGAAGCGGTAA
- a CDS encoding nucleotidyltransferase domain-containing protein yields MVDAKVLEAVNFFGAVARKNGIHIHDLILFGSFGLGTASPHSDIDIAIVSADFTGRDIFERALLTKDAEIQTVRKFKVALDVLTLTPEEFRDPASLIAGAIRKGIVVPISSSA; encoded by the coding sequence ATGGTTGATGCAAAAGTCCTCGAAGCGGTAAATTTTTTTGGCGCTGTCGCAAGGAAAAACGGGATCCATATCCACGATCTCATCCTGTTCGGGTCTTTTGGTCTTGGAACGGCATCTCCCCACAGTGACATCGATATTGCAATCGTCTCTGCTGATTTTACCGGCAGGGATATTTTCGAACGGGCTCTTTTAACGAAAGATGCCGAGATCCAGACGGTCAGGAAATTCAAAGTTGCTCTCGATGTGCTCACCCTGACGCCAGAAGAATTCCGGGACCCTGCATCGCTTATTGCCGGCGCAATCCGGAAAGGAATTGTTGTTCCGATTTCTTCATCTGCCTGA
- a CDS encoding dihydrofolate reductase family protein: MGKVFVYIATSLDGFIARPDDDISWLDPFSASGEDYGYGDFIKNIGTAVMGARTYEQSLAHPERLLTGLKNYILTSRSLPLAPGTSTELWHGPLSHLIQKIRRESDKDIFIVGGGQVISRFLEEGLVDEILLFIVPVILGEGIPLYTGFKREISLKLIGATPYHTGIVKLHFVPDPAQR; encoded by the coding sequence ATGGGAAAGGTCTTTGTCTATATTGCAACCAGTCTCGATGGATTCATCGCCCGCCCGGATGATGATATCTCCTGGCTCGATCCCTTCAGCGCCTCAGGCGAGGATTACGGGTACGGGGATTTTATCAAAAACATCGGAACTGCCGTGATGGGAGCCCGGACGTACGAGCAGTCACTCGCCCATCCGGAACGACTCCTTACCGGCCTGAAAAACTATATTCTCACCAGCAGATCCCTGCCCCTGGCTCCAGGAACCAGTACAGAACTCTGGCACGGTCCGCTCTCCCACCTCATACAGAAAATCCGGCGGGAATCCGATAAAGATATTTTTATTGTCGGTGGCGGCCAGGTGATCTCCCGGTTTCTTGAGGAAGGGCTTGTCGATGAGATTCTCCTGTTCATTGTCCCGGTGATCCTGGGGGAGGGGATCCCGCTGTACACGGGTTTCAAGAGAGAGATATCCCTCAAGCTCATCGGGGCAACACCGTACCATACGGGAATCGTGAAGCTGCATTTTGTTCCGGATCCGGCACAACGGTAG
- a CDS encoding TATA-box-binding protein yields MSEKKFQTPKIENIVGSGTIADSIDLEMLIDKMENYELNKKRFPGAVLRLKNPKIAVLVFSSGKVVITGAKSPEDFVRGQEILIQKMKKAGVICYDIPDLAVTNMVCSYDLGKYINLNKVVITLNLEHIEYEPEQFPGLVYRISDPKIVALLFSSGKIILTGGKTMEDIERGVAFLEQKISGLCF; encoded by the coding sequence ATGAGTGAAAAAAAATTTCAGACTCCTAAGATCGAGAATATCGTTGGTTCAGGAACTATCGCTGATTCCATCGATCTTGAGATGCTTATTGATAAAATGGAAAACTACGAACTCAATAAAAAACGATTTCCTGGTGCAGTATTACGATTGAAAAACCCCAAAATCGCGGTACTTGTATTTTCTTCCGGAAAGGTAGTAATAACTGGCGCAAAAAGCCCGGAAGATTTCGTCCGGGGTCAGGAGATTCTCATTCAGAAAATGAAAAAGGCAGGAGTAATCTGTTATGATATACCTGATCTGGCTGTTACAAATATGGTCTGTTCGTATGACCTCGGAAAGTACATTAACCTGAACAAGGTTGTTATCACGCTTAACCTGGAACATATCGAGTATGAACCAGAACAGTTTCCTGGTTTAGTATATCGTATATCAGATCCAAAAATTGTTGCTCTTCTCTTCTCATCAGGAAAAATAATCCTGACCGGGGGGAAAACTATGGAAGATATCGAGCGAGGAGTTGCATTCCTTGAACAAAAGATAAGTGGTCTTTGTTTTTAA
- a CDS encoding ribonuclease III domain-containing protein has translation MDRFKIQKLEERLGYEFKNRNELYRALTHSTFSKEEKEKKVGARLCPHQGTYATLGDAILKAVFIWVLMEKGLKTKGDITIFKAGLEKNLKLAEVGKRLRLLEDNLILHRMGEGEQLEKGSKKLCADTVEALVGAIFVDTGHSLPETKNCISKIFALELDGLERKYLK, from the coding sequence ATGGACCGGTTTAAGATCCAAAAACTGGAAGAACGCTTAGGGTATGAATTCAAAAACCGGAATGAATTGTACCGAGCACTTACTCATTCAACTTTTTCGAAAGAGGAGAAGGAGAAAAAAGTAGGAGCTCGATTATGCCCCCATCAGGGCACGTATGCCACATTAGGGGATGCAATTTTAAAAGCAGTTTTTATTTGGGTGCTTATGGAGAAGGGACTAAAAACCAAAGGCGATATAACAATTTTCAAAGCCGGCCTGGAAAAAAATCTAAAATTGGCCGAGGTGGGAAAACGACTCCGTCTTCTTGAGGACAATTTGATCCTGCATAGAATGGGTGAGGGGGAACAATTAGAGAAAGGCTCAAAAAAATTGTGTGCTGATACCGTTGAAGCATTGGTTGGAGCTATTTTTGTCGACACGGGGCACTCATTGCCCGAAACAAAGAACTGTATTTCAAAGATATTTGCACTTGAATTAGATGGACTCGAAAGAAAATATCTAAAATAG